The Tenacibaculum jejuense genome includes a window with the following:
- a CDS encoding purple acid phosphatase family protein: protein MKKNLFLILFLCIGCIAYANTDKYRLTLRGNPATSIVIGWNQISGNNAKVYYSIVDYGTDFKKYSNSISPSRTVSYKGMNNTFVRLTGLTPNTAYYFIIKDSQSTSKRFWFKTAPADKSRLSFIAGGDSRNNRSSRKNANLLVSKLKPHAIMFGGDMTDNDTNSQWQNWFNDWQLTIAKDGRMFPLIAARGNHEDSNNSIYNLFDTPSSNVYYALTFGDNLVRIYTLNTEISISGNQTDWLKNDVNSTNTDWKIAQYHKPMRPHTFFKLNGNSQYNNWADLFYKKGVRLVVECDAHTVKTTWPVKPSTSSGNDEGFIRDNKKGTVYVGEGCWGAPLRNNDDDKNWTRNSGRFNQFKWIFIDENKIETRTIKIDNANEVDEVSNTNTFQIPSNLDIWNPVNGKVVTLERENSLGSSDEKNTLEVAISNGDDDVEEHRFGSLYKDSGDLELVYDFVNKFSYQKIGLRFRNINLPKNATITNAFIQFTSEKDHSDTTELEISLHNVGDSPVFTNSNNVSGRNTFSSKVIWKPTPWTADQAGNAQRTPDLSTMLQQLIELNSWKSGNSASFIIRGKGKSLQNTNAKRSAYAFDKNPNKAAKLVIKYTVDKSSDICSGINEWQQNINYTSGDKVTYEGNLFEKTDSDWNFLETCGTLIKNRVNSSIINTPPILSEKSFEIFPNPFTDHITISLNDKYITKPVTIELFDISGVKVFNTTFNNTKEIVINPELTANGIYFLFVKQNNRIIKTQKLIKK from the coding sequence AATCTCTTCTTGATCTTATTTCTATGTATAGGATGCATCGCCTATGCTAATACTGATAAATATAGATTAACCTTACGAGGTAACCCTGCAACTTCTATAGTTATCGGATGGAATCAAATCTCAGGAAACAATGCAAAAGTTTACTACAGTATTGTAGATTACGGTACAGATTTTAAGAAGTACTCGAACTCTATATCTCCCAGTAGAACTGTTTCTTATAAAGGTATGAATAACACATTTGTAAGATTAACTGGATTGACTCCAAATACGGCTTACTATTTTATTATTAAAGATAGTCAAAGTACAAGTAAACGTTTCTGGTTTAAAACAGCCCCAGCCGACAAGAGTCGATTATCTTTCATTGCTGGTGGTGATTCTCGTAATAATAGATCATCAAGAAAAAATGCCAACCTTTTAGTTTCTAAATTAAAACCACATGCTATTATGTTTGGAGGAGATATGACTGATAATGACACCAACAGTCAATGGCAAAATTGGTTTAACGATTGGCAATTAACTATTGCTAAAGATGGTAGAATGTTTCCTTTAATAGCTGCAAGAGGTAATCATGAAGATAGTAATAATAGTATCTACAATCTTTTTGATACGCCATCATCTAATGTATATTATGCTCTTACTTTTGGAGATAATTTAGTTAGAATATATACATTAAATACAGAAATTTCTATTTCAGGTAATCAAACAGATTGGTTAAAAAATGATGTAAATAGTACAAATACTGACTGGAAAATTGCACAATATCACAAACCAATGCGTCCTCACACTTTTTTCAAATTAAATGGTAATAGTCAGTATAACAATTGGGCTGATCTATTCTATAAAAAAGGGGTTAGACTAGTAGTAGAGTGTGATGCGCATACAGTTAAAACTACTTGGCCTGTAAAGCCTTCTACTAGCTCTGGAAATGATGAAGGTTTTATTAGAGATAATAAAAAAGGAACTGTATATGTTGGTGAAGGATGTTGGGGAGCTCCACTTCGTAACAACGATGATGATAAAAATTGGACTCGTAATTCTGGAAGATTTAATCAATTCAAATGGATTTTTATTGATGAAAATAAAATTGAAACTAGGACTATTAAAATAGATAATGCCAATGAAGTTGATGAAGTTTCAAACACTAATACTTTTCAAATTCCCTCTAATTTGGATATTTGGAATCCTGTAAATGGAAAAGTTGTTACTCTAGAAAGAGAAAACTCTTTAGGTAGTTCTGATGAAAAAAACACATTAGAAGTTGCAATTTCTAATGGAGATGACGATGTTGAAGAACATAGGTTCGGAAGTTTATATAAAGATAGTGGCGATTTAGAGTTGGTCTACGATTTTGTAAATAAATTTAGCTATCAAAAAATTGGTTTACGTTTTAGAAACATAAATCTTCCTAAAAATGCAACTATTACAAATGCTTTTATCCAATTTACCTCAGAAAAAGACCATAGTGATACTACAGAACTAGAAATCAGCTTACACAATGTTGGCGATTCACCAGTTTTCACCAACTCAAATAATGTTTCTGGAAGAAATACTTTCTCATCAAAAGTGATTTGGAAACCGACTCCATGGACAGCTGATCAAGCAGGAAATGCACAAAGAACTCCTGATTTGTCTACTATGTTACAGCAATTAATAGAATTAAATAGTTGGAAATCTGGAAACAGTGCTAGCTTTATCATAAGAGGTAAAGGTAAAAGTTTACAAAACACCAATGCAAAAAGGTCTGCTTATGCGTTTGATAAAAATCCTAATAAGGCTGCAAAATTAGTTATAAAATATACGGTTGATAAATCTTCAGATATTTGTTCAGGCATTAATGAATGGCAACAAAATATAAATTATACCTCTGGTGATAAAGTAACGTATGAAGGTAATTTATTCGAAAAAACTGATTCTGATTGGAATTTCTTGGAAACTTGTGGAACTCTTATTAAAAATAGAGTAAACTCTTCAATAATAAATACTCCTCCAATTTTATCGGAAAAAAGTTTTGAAATATTCCCTAATCCTTTCACAGATCATATTACTATTTCATTAAACGATAAATATATAACGAAGCCTGTTACTATTGAGTTATTTGATATTAGTGGAGTCAAAGTTTTTAATACAACTTTCAACAATACTAAAGAGATCGTTATTAATCCTGAGTTAACGGCCAATGGTATTTATTTCTTATTTGTGAAACAAAACAATCGCATAATCAAAACACAGAAATTAATTAAGAAATAA
- a CDS encoding fibronectin type III domain-containing protein: MKKLLSLAILLLIGFNLNANNDKYRLTLRDDPATTIVIGWNQISGSNPRVYYGTTDYGTDYSRYNFSMAPTKAVSYKGMNNHFARLTGLQPNTAYYFVIRDSQGTSRRLWFKTAPANNSRLSFIAGGDSRNNRTPRRNANLLVSKLKPHAVLFGGDMTDDDTNSQWRTWFDDWQLTIASDGRMFPIIAARGNHEDSNNSIYNLFDVPSTSVYYAITFGNNLVRTYTLNTEISISGNQTTWLRNDLNSTNAIWKIAQYHKPMRPHVRFKREGNSQYGNWARLFYDKNVKLVVECDAHTVKTTWPVRPSSSSGNDEGFKRDDNGTTYVGEGCWGAPLRSNDDNKNWTRNSGRFNQFKWIFVDENKIETRTIRVDNASSVGSVSNNNSFQIPSNLDIWSPSNGSVVTINRNTSGGGGDSGNGTLEIAIANGSDDVEERENGSIYANSSDLELVYDSYENNGFQKIGLRFRGVNLPKNASITSAYLQFNADESNSASTELEISLHNSSNSPAFSNSNNVSDRPTFSSKVTWRPSSWSSNQNGSAQRTPNLKNMVQSLVNKSSWVSGNSVSFLVKGKGTSLTSTSAKRVADSYEGGASKAARLIVNYTTDGDTNNPDICSGVAEWRSGVSYSAGDKVVYQGNLFERTSANDWNFLGACGTSANRFSSKNTITYPPVLSASDFEIKPNPFTNHIVISSSKIDKIQPVEIILYDIKGSVVYREKTVLEANSDKKITPNSKSSGVYILHIKEGKELIVKKKLIKK, encoded by the coding sequence ATGAAAAAACTTTTATCATTAGCAATTCTTTTGCTAATAGGATTTAACCTTAATGCTAACAACGATAAATATCGCCTTACTTTAAGAGACGATCCAGCTACGACAATTGTTATTGGCTGGAATCAAATTTCTGGTAGCAACCCCAGAGTTTACTACGGAACTACAGATTATGGAACAGATTATAGTCGCTATAATTTTTCTATGGCACCAACCAAAGCAGTTTCATACAAAGGAATGAACAATCACTTTGCTAGATTAACAGGTTTGCAACCAAACACTGCATACTATTTTGTTATTAGAGATAGTCAAGGAACAAGTCGTAGATTATGGTTTAAAACTGCTCCTGCAAATAACAGCAGATTATCTTTTATTGCTGGTGGAGACTCTAGAAATAATAGAACCCCAAGAAGAAACGCTAACCTACTTGTATCTAAATTAAAACCTCATGCTGTTTTATTCGGAGGTGATATGACAGATGACGATACTAATAGCCAATGGAGAACTTGGTTTGATGACTGGCAATTAACTATTGCATCAGACGGAAGAATGTTCCCTATTATCGCTGCTAGAGGTAACCATGAAGATAGCAATAATAGTATTTACAATTTATTTGATGTACCTTCTACCAGTGTATACTACGCCATAACTTTTGGTAACAACTTAGTAAGAACCTACACTTTAAATACTGAAATTTCAATCTCAGGAAACCAAACTACTTGGTTACGTAACGACTTAAATTCTACAAATGCGATTTGGAAAATTGCACAATATCACAAACCAATGCGTCCTCACGTTCGTTTTAAACGTGAAGGAAATAGTCAGTATGGTAATTGGGCGCGTTTATTTTATGACAAAAATGTAAAGTTAGTTGTAGAATGTGATGCACACACCGTAAAAACAACATGGCCAGTTCGTCCTTCGTCTTCATCTGGAAATGATGAAGGATTTAAAAGAGATGATAATGGTACTACATATGTCGGAGAAGGATGTTGGGGAGCACCACTACGTTCTAATGATGACAATAAAAATTGGACTCGTAATTCTGGAAGATTTAACCAATTTAAATGGATTTTTGTTGATGAAAACAAAATTGAGACAAGAACAATACGTGTCGATAATGCTTCAAGTGTTGGTTCTGTTTCTAATAATAATTCTTTTCAAATTCCTTCTAATTTAGATATTTGGAGTCCTTCAAACGGTAGTGTTGTTACCATTAATAGAAATACTTCTGGAGGTGGAGGCGATTCTGGAAATGGAACTTTAGAAATAGCTATAGCAAATGGTAGTGATGATGTAGAAGAAAGAGAAAATGGTAGTATTTATGCCAATAGTAGTGATTTAGAATTAGTGTATGATAGTTATGAAAATAACGGATTTCAAAAAATAGGATTACGTTTTAGAGGTGTAAATTTACCTAAGAACGCTTCAATAACTAGTGCTTATCTCCAGTTTAATGCTGACGAAAGTAATAGCGCTAGTACAGAACTAGAAATCAGTTTACACAATAGTAGTAATTCGCCTGCTTTTTCAAATTCTAATAATGTATCTGACAGACCTACTTTTTCATCAAAAGTTACTTGGAGACCAAGCTCTTGGTCATCTAACCAAAACGGAAGTGCACAACGAACTCCGAACTTAAAAAATATGGTACAAAGCTTAGTAAATAAAAGTAGTTGGGTATCAGGAAATAGTGTAAGTTTTCTTGTTAAAGGTAAAGGTACTAGTTTAACAAGTACTTCAGCAAAACGTGTTGCAGATTCTTATGAAGGTGGTGCTAGTAAAGCAGCTCGATTAATTGTTAATTACACAACAGATGGAGATACTAATAATCCAGATATTTGTTCTGGTGTTGCTGAATGGAGAAGTGGTGTAAGTTATTCTGCGGGAGATAAAGTCGTTTACCAAGGAAACTTATTTGAGCGTACTTCTGCTAACGATTGGAATTTCTTGGGTGCATGTGGTACTTCTGCAAATAGATTTTCTTCTAAAAACACTATTACATACCCTCCTGTTTTATCAGCTTCAGACTTTGAAATAAAACCAAATCCATTTACAAATCACATTGTGATTTCGTCATCTAAAATAGACAAGATACAACCTGTCGAAATAATTTTATATGATATAAAAGGAAGTGTTGTTTATCGAGAAAAAACTGTTTTAGAAGCAAATTCAGATAAAAAAATCACACCGAATTCTAAATCTTCCGGAGTATATATTTTACATATAAAGGAAGGAAAAGAACTTATTGTAAAGAAAAAATTAATTAAAAAGTAA
- a CDS encoding TetR/AcrR family transcriptional regulator, producing the protein MTKKDSILKAALKLLTANGIHATPMSAIAKEAGTGMGTIYNYFPTKEILINHIYQFIKLQEQEIFEPFNPEEEIKAQFFNYYNVAVHFFIENIQYFQFMEQLHASPIITDESRKLGETAAKEVYVLIATGKKRNIIKPLETQELLQFIGGSLLTTIRWNIQNTNTTYIDNQLKLVWDAIKV; encoded by the coding sequence ATGACAAAAAAAGATAGTATCCTAAAAGCTGCTTTAAAATTACTTACCGCTAACGGTATACATGCAACACCAATGTCTGCAATTGCTAAAGAAGCTGGTACAGGTATGGGTACTATTTATAATTACTTTCCTACTAAGGAAATTTTAATTAATCACATTTATCAGTTTATTAAACTTCAAGAGCAGGAAATATTTGAGCCATTTAATCCTGAAGAAGAAATTAAAGCACAATTCTTTAATTATTACAATGTAGCTGTACATTTTTTCATTGAAAATATTCAGTATTTTCAATTTATGGAACAATTACACGCGTCTCCAATAATTACAGACGAAAGCAGAAAATTAGGTGAAACGGCAGCTAAAGAAGTGTATGTTCTTATTGCTACAGGTAAAAAAAGAAACATCATAAAACCTCTGGAAACTCAAGAATTATTGCAATTCATAGGAGGCTCTTTATTAACTACTATTCGTTGGAACATTCAAAACACTAATACGACATATATTGATAATCAATTAAAATTAGTTTGGGACGCAATTAAAGTGTAA
- a CDS encoding SDR family oxidoreductase, whose product MNKNILITGTSTGVGFEAALLFAENNFKVYATMRNLAKSEALKREIQNRNLTIEILELDVTKNDSIYNAINTIIEKDGKLDILLNNAGAGFAKTLEFASQEEIDWVTDVNYTGVIRTTKAVIPHMRKQKSGHIINITSIGGLVGQPFNELYCGAKFAVEGFTEALASYLTPAFGIQFSLVEPGGIATEFMTNAVQKTQNKDGELATGVYAPIFQKYISGAQNRAGDSETSPYQTGKEVAKVVLDVATSENPPIRIRTSEWAENLGHLKTLGDPDGTKLVHQVQSFFL is encoded by the coding sequence ATGAATAAAAATATTTTAATTACAGGAACATCAACAGGAGTCGGCTTTGAAGCAGCTTTACTTTTTGCTGAAAATAATTTTAAAGTTTATGCCACTATGCGAAATTTAGCTAAAAGTGAAGCTTTAAAAAGAGAAATTCAAAATCGAAATTTAACAATTGAAATTCTTGAATTAGATGTCACTAAAAATGATTCTATCTATAACGCTATAAATACAATTATCGAGAAAGATGGAAAACTTGATATTTTGTTGAATAACGCAGGAGCTGGATTTGCGAAAACTTTAGAATTTGCTTCTCAAGAAGAAATAGATTGGGTAACTGATGTAAACTACACTGGTGTTATTAGAACGACAAAAGCAGTAATTCCACACATGAGAAAACAAAAAAGTGGACATATAATTAATATTACTTCTATTGGAGGTTTAGTTGGGCAACCTTTTAATGAATTGTATTGTGGTGCTAAGTTTGCAGTTGAAGGTTTTACAGAAGCTTTGGCTAGTTATTTAACTCCTGCATTTGGCATACAATTTTCTTTAGTTGAACCTGGAGGAATTGCCACAGAATTTATGACAAATGCAGTACAAAAAACTCAAAATAAAGATGGTGAATTAGCAACTGGTGTATATGCTCCTATTTTTCAAAAATATATTAGTGGAGCTCAAAATAGAGCTGGTGATTCAGAAACTTCTCCGTATCAGACAGGAAAAGAAGTTGCTAAAGTTGTTTTAGATGTTGCCACTTCAGAAAACCCTCCAATACGTATTCGTACATCAGAATGGGCAGAAAATTTAGGTCATTTGAAAACCTTAGGAGATCCTGATGGAACAAAATTAGTGCATCAAGTACAATCTTTTTTCTTGTAA
- a CDS encoding DoxX family protein: MAFLYWTTTLLFSIFLFISAYSYIFSATTIEGIKALGFPDFFRIQLAVLKTIAALVLLIPAIPNFIKEWSYVGSALFLITALVAHIAHKDSIFISVLLIILFVVLSFSYFSFHKLQ, translated from the coding sequence ATGGCATTCTTGTATTGGACTACTACCCTACTCTTTTCTATATTTCTTTTCATTAGTGCATATTCATATATTTTTAGCGCTACAACGATCGAAGGTATAAAAGCATTAGGTTTTCCAGATTTTTTTAGAATACAACTAGCAGTTTTAAAAACTATTGCTGCATTAGTTCTCTTAATTCCCGCTATTCCGAATTTTATTAAAGAATGGAGTTATGTTGGTAGTGCTTTGTTTCTAATTACTGCCTTAGTTGCTCACATAGCCCATAAAGATTCCATATTTATAAGTGTATTACTCATAATTTTATTTGTTGTTTTATCATTTTCATATTTTTCTTTCCATAAACTACAATAA
- the cas9 gene encoding type II CRISPR RNA-guided endonuclease Cas9 (Cas9, originally named Csn1, is the large, multifunctional signature protein of type II CRISPR/Cas systems. It is well known even to general audiences because its RNA-guided endonuclease activity has made it a popular tool for custom editing of eukaryotic genomes.) produces MKKTKITLGIDLGVSSCGLAIVEEKEGKKEIKKLAVRVVPEDPNFHGKYYSGLRASKHQERTEKRGSRRNNQRFKQRRDKLVKILKKNEMYPDNKLINLEAYKLYELRAKAVTEKISLQELGRVLLLLNQRRGFLSNRKSNTSDENSTDYKERIKLLEKNLLGKTIGQGLFNELKKEQNVQQVLLRERTYFRHLYLEEFDRIWDKQAVFYNKTLTGSSQSAENKNTLYHEIRNKIIFYQRPLKSQKSLVSSCELETNFIKLNLNNGTLVKELRFLSRKNASITLYSHEYSKIKLNNDVITIFFKKYSNEDIITKKDLLNTLALDEHKDYYIKISHKATVKSSPYFEVFRIWQRLNDLSWKDYDGIEHKPTQEQKEALFNALFYNQSNVKNYKGVNSKYKLTISEIKKVLGYGIRDKIYFNYSELEASRTYKLIKDKLEEAGINESEQYLSFDLNKNDEKGGLLELWHITYSLSTNKEISSTLQKRFNFTKKQSDFIAEHVNYLSDYGSLSTKAIRKLLPFMQQGANFYDAKVDAKYISDKKIAIREIVSKKLKPIVKNSLRNPVVEQILNQMVNMVNQAIETYDLLNKDKYEDFEIRVELARELRNSAKTRSKITSANKNNKKDNNKIRAILQNEYQFKIVNGRDVKRYKLWEQTNKECLYCGKNITCKEFMEGTAEMEHILPKSRSFNNSMSNYILAHKACNSGSKGKNQMTAYDFMESKGAEELNRFITTVNMLYDNGSNKAKISKAKFENLLTRGEDIPDDFVDRMKKDSQYISKEAVKHLKTICLNTNTTTGQVTDFLRDKWGLKEVLQDVNFDKYEHLGQVETKTIKRKGGEKEIKVITDWSKRDDHRHHAIDALICALTDQKIIYKLNNLNKLYQYNRDALSTKEVAEIEAYLSEELEGNTLNLKSFSDLTKQYFSKPIPNLRKEVGRHLGSILISFKKDNNKVLTKSKNKIKNAKVQETWVPRKRLHEDTILGVKNLGRIIPVSKIYNCELIVDETIKKEAYKRLSLFDNNYYLAFSKKSLKEIPFKIKDIKLEEVEVKTLTKRVFLNDKFTTAQLEKIIDPRIKSIVKNRVEENEGKIKGAFKDVLYSNREKKIQIKKVLITEESKVEKIRKGYAKPGGNHHALIFINNEGEYTNKVISFYDAVQIGLLNIRETGKPTPIIKRKDNDFYGQFVFSMQINDLFVFDLKHTTNPQEVNELNFLDLKNRPLISEKLFRVQKMTKKSDGRFEVTYRHHLETSIERKAKDGKKVDMKKLKGLVWREEASSKHLGKITKIKINHLGDIIRIGE; encoded by the coding sequence ATGAAAAAAACAAAGATAACTCTAGGTATAGATTTAGGTGTTTCCTCTTGTGGCCTTGCCATAGTAGAAGAAAAAGAAGGAAAAAAAGAAATTAAAAAGTTAGCGGTACGTGTTGTTCCAGAAGACCCAAATTTTCATGGAAAATACTATTCTGGTTTACGAGCGAGTAAACATCAAGAGCGAACAGAAAAAAGAGGAAGTAGAAGAAATAATCAACGATTTAAGCAAAGACGAGATAAGCTGGTAAAAATTCTTAAAAAGAATGAAATGTATCCAGATAATAAGCTGATAAATTTAGAAGCGTACAAATTATATGAATTAAGAGCAAAGGCGGTTACTGAAAAAATATCGTTACAAGAGTTAGGAAGAGTATTATTGCTGTTAAATCAAAGAAGAGGTTTTTTAAGTAATAGAAAGTCGAATACCTCAGATGAAAATAGTACAGACTATAAAGAAAGAATTAAACTTTTAGAAAAGAATTTATTAGGTAAAACCATTGGACAAGGACTTTTTAATGAATTAAAAAAGGAGCAAAATGTTCAGCAAGTTTTATTAAGAGAACGCACCTATTTTAGGCATTTGTACCTTGAAGAGTTTGATAGGATTTGGGATAAGCAAGCGGTATTTTACAACAAAACGTTAACAGGAAGTTCTCAATCAGCAGAAAATAAGAACACTTTATATCATGAAATAAGAAATAAAATTATTTTTTATCAACGACCTTTAAAATCTCAAAAATCTTTAGTGTCTAGTTGTGAGCTAGAAACTAACTTTATAAAATTAAATTTAAACAATGGTACACTAGTTAAAGAACTTCGGTTTTTAAGTCGTAAAAATGCATCCATTACACTGTATTCACATGAATACTCAAAAATTAAACTAAATAATGATGTAATTACTATATTTTTTAAAAAGTATAGTAATGAGGATATTATTACTAAAAAAGATCTTTTAAATACGTTAGCATTAGATGAACATAAAGATTACTACATAAAAATCAGTCATAAAGCGACTGTTAAAAGTTCACCTTATTTTGAAGTGTTTAGAATTTGGCAGCGTTTAAATGATCTATCATGGAAAGATTATGATGGTATTGAACATAAGCCTACACAAGAACAAAAAGAAGCTTTATTTAATGCTTTGTTTTATAACCAATCAAATGTAAAAAATTACAAAGGAGTAAATTCTAAATACAAGCTTACCATCTCAGAAATTAAAAAAGTTTTAGGGTATGGAATAAGAGATAAAATTTATTTCAATTATTCAGAGCTTGAGGCTAGTAGAACGTATAAACTGATAAAAGACAAGTTGGAAGAGGCAGGAATTAACGAAAGCGAACAATACCTGTCTTTTGATTTGAATAAAAATGATGAAAAGGGAGGGTTGTTAGAGTTATGGCACATTACCTATTCATTATCTACTAATAAAGAAATTAGTAGCACACTTCAAAAACGATTTAATTTCACAAAAAAACAAAGTGATTTTATAGCAGAACATGTAAATTATCTATCTGATTATGGAAGTTTATCGACTAAAGCTATCCGCAAATTATTACCATTTATGCAGCAAGGTGCTAATTTTTATGATGCAAAAGTAGACGCAAAATACATTTCTGATAAAAAAATAGCTATAAGAGAGATTGTTAGTAAGAAGCTAAAACCTATTGTTAAAAATTCTCTTAGAAATCCTGTAGTTGAGCAAATTTTAAATCAAATGGTAAACATGGTAAATCAGGCTATTGAAACATATGATTTATTGAATAAAGATAAGTATGAAGATTTTGAAATTAGAGTTGAGTTAGCTAGAGAATTACGAAATTCAGCTAAAACAAGAAGTAAAATTACTTCTGCTAATAAAAACAATAAAAAAGACAACAATAAAATAAGAGCAATTTTACAAAATGAATATCAATTTAAAATTGTAAATGGTAGAGATGTAAAACGATATAAGCTTTGGGAACAAACAAATAAAGAATGTTTGTATTGTGGTAAAAACATTACTTGTAAAGAGTTTATGGAAGGTACCGCAGAGATGGAACATATATTACCAAAATCACGCTCATTTAATAACAGTATGAGTAATTATATTTTAGCTCATAAAGCATGCAATAGCGGTTCAAAAGGAAAAAATCAAATGACAGCGTATGATTTTATGGAATCTAAAGGAGCAGAAGAACTTAATCGCTTTATAACAACCGTAAATATGTTGTACGATAATGGAAGTAATAAAGCAAAAATATCAAAAGCTAAATTTGAAAATTTACTCACAAGAGGTGAAGATATTCCAGACGATTTTGTGGATAGAATGAAAAAAGATTCTCAGTACATTTCAAAAGAAGCAGTAAAGCATTTAAAAACAATTTGTTTAAATACAAACACAACTACAGGACAGGTAACTGATTTTTTAAGAGATAAATGGGGCTTAAAAGAAGTATTACAAGATGTAAATTTTGATAAATATGAACATTTAGGTCAGGTAGAAACGAAAACCATTAAGCGTAAAGGAGGTGAAAAGGAAATTAAAGTAATTACCGATTGGAGTAAAAGAGATGATCATAGGCATCATGCAATTGATGCTTTAATATGTGCACTAACTGATCAAAAAATCATTTATAAACTGAATAACCTTAATAAGCTATACCAATATAATAGAGATGCTTTGTCTACAAAAGAAGTAGCAGAAATAGAAGCGTATTTATCAGAAGAGTTAGAAGGAAATACACTTAATTTAAAATCATTTTCAGATTTAACAAAACAATACTTTAGTAAACCTATACCAAATCTAAGAAAAGAAGTTGGAAGGCATTTGGGAAGCATTTTAATATCGTTTAAAAAAGACAATAATAAAGTACTTACTAAAAGTAAGAATAAAATTAAAAATGCTAAAGTACAAGAAACTTGGGTACCTAGAAAAAGGTTACATGAAGATACGATTTTAGGAGTTAAAAATTTAGGCAGAATAATACCTGTTTCAAAAATTTATAATTGTGAATTAATAGTTGATGAAACAATTAAAAAGGAAGCTTATAAACGACTTTCGCTATTTGATAATAACTATTATTTGGCTTTTAGCAAGAAATCGTTAAAAGAAATACCATTTAAAATAAAAGATATTAAATTAGAAGAGGTAGAGGTAAAAACCTTGACAAAAAGAGTCTTTTTAAATGATAAGTTTACAACAGCTCAACTAGAAAAAATAATAGATCCAAGGATTAAAAGTATTGTAAAAAATAGAGTTGAGGAAAATGAAGGAAAAATTAAAGGAGCTTTTAAAGATGTATTGTATAGTAATAGAGAAAAGAAAATACAGATTAAAAAAGTATTAATAACCGAAGAATCAAAAGTTGAAAAAATAAGAAAAGGTTATGCTAAACCAGGAGGAAATCATCACGCTTTAATTTTTATAAATAATGAAGGAGAGTATACTAATAAAGTAATTTCTTTTTATGATGCAGTACAAATTGGATTATTAAACATAAGGGAAACAGGAAAACCTACACCAATTATAAAAAGAAAGGACAATGATTTTTACGGGCAATTTGTTTTTTCTATGCAGATAAATGATTTGTTTGTTTTTGATTTAAAACACACTACAAATCCACAAGAAGTAAATGAATTAAACTTTTTAGATCTTAAAAATAGACCTTTGATAAGTGAAAAGTTATTTAGAGTTCAAAAAATGACAAAAAAATCTGATGGAAGATTTGAAGTAACTTATAGACATCATTTAGAAACAAGTATTGAAAGAAAAGCTAAAGATGGAAAAAAAGTAGATATGAAAAAACTAAAGGGTCTAGTGTGGAGAGAAGAAGCTTCAAGTAAGCATCTTGGAAAGATCACTAAAATAAAAATTAATCATTTAGGAGATATCATTAGAATAGGTGAATAA